A segment of the uncultured Desulfobulbus sp. genome:
GGGAGCTGTGTTGCCGCTTGCCCAACTCAGTCGGCTTGACCTGCCTCTATTGCAACCCGGGAAGACAGCCGTGCGCGGTCAAGTGCTGTCCATCGATCACTTTGGTAACGTGCGCACGACCATTCGCGTTCCACGCAGCCAGGCCAGTCCGCCCCATATGAAGCACGTTGAGATCTGTGGTCGAAGACTGACAACCTTTGCCACCAACTATGCCCAAGTGGAGAAAGGAGCATTGTTGGTGCTTGTTGACAGTTCGGGCTTTATAGAGATTGCAGCAAACCAGGCCAGCGCTACCACCCTTTTAGGTTGTGTTCCAGGTGAACCTGTCACCTTCGTTTGTACCTGATCCTTTGGGCTTCAGACTTTTCTTTTTTCCATTCCTGTCTTATTATTTTTTCATATCATCTGAATCTGTGAGCTTTCATCAGTGTCCACCCACTGTCACGGATTCAGGTATCATTCATTGTAAGCAAAGAATAGATTTTCCAGAGAGGAGGCTTTTCTATGCATCAACTGGCCAGATTTTCAGCAGTAATTTTTTTATCGCTCGCACTGACATCGTGCGCGACTAATCAGCAGACCGGTACAGCTGTGGGGGCGGGGGTTGGAGCAGGCGTAGGCGCAATCCTTGGTCAGGCTATCGGTGGTGATACCGGCAGTACCCTTGTGGGAGCGGGGATCGGCGCGGCCATCGGCGGTCTTGCAGGCAACCAGATCGGTCTCTACATGGACAATCAGGAGCGTGCCCTGCGGCAGATGACCGATGCCTCCATTCAGCGCGAGCAGGATGTGCTGACAGCAACTTTTAAAAGTGATACCTTTTTTGATTATGATTCAACGCAAATCAAGCCCGGTGGCTACAGTGAACTGGGCCGAGTGTCCAACGTCCTCAATCAGTACCCCCAAACCACGATCCGTGTTGAGGGGCATACCGATGCCTCCGGCAGTGCTGCGTACAATCAGGTCCTTTCTGAGCGTCGTGCCCAGGCTGTGAAAAATGTTCTGGTGCAACAGGGGGTTGATCCCCGACGAATTGACGCAGTTGGCTATGGGGAGTCTCAGCTGATTTCCTCAAGCCCGGCTATGAATAGGCGGGTAAGTATTGTCATTAATCCCATCCGTCAGCAGCAGTCCTACTCGTACTAAAAAAACATACCTGTTCTTTTCAGCTCGCTGGCTCAAATGCCAGTGTTTTGTTTGCCCTCCTTGTCCTCAGGACAAAGAGGGCATTTTGGTTTGAACGTATTTTCTCAAAAGTTTCCTGCAAAATTTTGCTTACTCAGTTGCTGAGGCCTATAATAGTACCAGGACAGATGGCTGGGGATCTGTTTTTCCGTCCAAACCCTATATCAGAACAGGAGGAGGATCACATGGCTGTAAAGATTATAATCAAACGTAAAGTGGCCAAGGAACTCACCCCTCAACTGGATCAACTGCTCAGAAAAATGCGGGCCCTCACCCTGGCTCAGAAAGGCTATATCTCTGGAGAAACTTTTTCCCAGATCGATGAGCCCGGGGTGAGTATGGTTATCAGTAGCTGGCAGACCCTGGACGACTGGCGTGCCTGGACGCTCAGCAAAGAGCGGGTAGAGCTGCAGGGAAAAATCGATGAACTGCTCGGAGAACCCACCAAGTACGAAATCTTTGAAAATGCCTGAGAAAGAGGCATGCAACCTGACCTGAATCTGTAAGCAACCAGCCCCTGCAACGGATGTCAGGTATAAAAAGCGGCCAGACAGACTCCTGTCCTGGACCGCTTTTTTATTTGTACTGCTTCGATACTTCAACAAAGGACTGCGCAAACAATGGCTCATTTTATTAAAAGCAATGAGCAAAGCGCTGGAAATGTTCCAGGATCGCTTGTCTTTATCGGAAATCAAAAACTTGATGACAGTATCGTCAAGGTTATGGCATTTGATACCCTTGCATTGAATGAGCACACTATAGAGAATGTTGATGAATGCCAATCATCTGTACGTCCCGACACCGTGACCTGGGTGTCAGTCTATGGACTGCATGACACAGACACCATCAAGCGGATCGGAGAATTGTTCTCTATTCACCCGCTTGTACTTGAAGACATCCTCAATACCGGGCAACGGCCCAAGTTTGAAGAATATGATGCGTATGTTTTCCTGGTTTTAAAAATGCTCAGGTTTGACAGCAAGGCGATGGTGGTTCAGGGCGATCAGCTCTCACTTGTCCTGGGAGATAACTACCTGATCTCTTTTCACGAGAAACCGGGAGATGTTTTCGAGCCGGTGCGTGAGAGGATGAGAAAAAGTCGTGGCAGAATACGACAGTGTAAATCTGATTATCTCGCCTATGCTCTTCTCGACACCATCGTTGACAACTACATTATTTGCATTGAGGAAATCGGGCGGAATGTAGAAGAGCTGGAGGAGGAGGTCCTGGTCGACCCATCCCCCTCCATTCTTATCCAGATAACAACCTATAAAAGAGAGGTGAATTTTCTTCGTAAAACCATCAGGCCCGCCCGGGAGCTGACGATAAATTTGGTCAATTGCGATAATGAAATTATCAGGGAATCGACACTGCCCTACCTCAAAGACCTCAAGGATCTCATCTCTCATGCGGTAGAAGCAACCGATAATTACTGCGAAATGCTCTCTGACCAGCTGGGTATATACAACACGGCCATGGGCAATCGGCTCAATGAGATTATGAAAATTCTCACCATATTTGCCGCGATCTTTATTCCACTGACCTTCATAGCCGGAATCTATGGCACCAATTTCGAAAATGTTCCCGAGTTGAAATACAAATACAGTTATTTCATCTTTTGGGGAATCATGGTCACGTCGCTCTGCTCATGATACGCTTTTTCAAGAGGAAAGGGTGGATGTGAAATGGTTGGTTTAGTTGCTGGGCTTGCCCCGCCTTTTGCCGTTGCCCCGTTGCCGAACCTCAGGTTGACGCATCAGTACCTGGAGCGAACGCGGGCCGCAGAGATCGGTGATCTTGTGAAAGAGTTCCGATGAGGGGCGCACACTCATATCCTTGAGCACCTGAATGTCCACCTCGCCCCGGTTATCAAAATGCAGGGTCAGCAGAACCGGGGTGATTCCGTGATGCAGGTAGAGTAATTCTTTGAGTTCCAGCATATGCTGGCGTGAGGTGTGGGTAGCCCGCAGGGTGATGATCGCCCGTTCGGTATATTTTTCCAAAGCGTTGCTTAAGGTTTTAACCTCTTGAGCAATAATCTTGGCACCGCGCTCTCCCTGCTGCACTGTGCCTAAAACAACCAACGGTTGGTCGGTGATCAACAGTTCGGAGCATTCGGCAAAGGTTGAGGGGAAAACTATGACTTCGATCTTGCCTGTCATGTCCTCCAGGGTGGTGAAGGCCATGCGGTCGCCTTTTTTGGACTTATGCTCCTTGTAGCTGGCAATCAGTCCCCCGATGCGGACCATCTGATCTTCGCTGAGTTTTTCCACTCCTGCAATGTCGGTATCGATGGAGCGTTGCAGATCTTCCATGACCCCTTCCAGCGGGTGACCGGTGAGAAAGAAACCCACGGTTTCTTTTTCTGCCGCCAGTTTTTCCAGGTTGGGCCACTCTTC
Coding sequences within it:
- a CDS encoding OmpA family protein, giving the protein MHQLARFSAVIFLSLALTSCATNQQTGTAVGAGVGAGVGAILGQAIGGDTGSTLVGAGIGAAIGGLAGNQIGLYMDNQERALRQMTDASIQREQDVLTATFKSDTFFDYDSTQIKPGGYSELGRVSNVLNQYPQTTIRVEGHTDASGSAAYNQVLSERRAQAVKNVLVQQGVDPRRIDAVGYGESQLISSSPAMNRRVSIVINPIRQQQSYSY
- a CDS encoding antibiotic biosynthesis monooxygenase, which produces MAVKIIIKRKVAKELTPQLDQLLRKMRALTLAQKGYISGETFSQIDEPGVSMVISSWQTLDDWRAWTLSKERVELQGKIDELLGEPTKYEIFENA
- the corA gene encoding magnesium/cobalt transporter CorA encodes the protein MAHFIKSNEQSAGNVPGSLVFIGNQKLDDSIVKVMAFDTLALNEHTIENVDECQSSVRPDTVTWVSVYGLHDTDTIKRIGELFSIHPLVLEDILNTGQRPKFEEYDAYVFLVLKMLRFDSKAMVVQGDQLSLVLGDNYLISFHEKPGDVFEPVRERMRKSRGRIRQCKSDYLAYALLDTIVDNYIICIEEIGRNVEELEEEVLVDPSPSILIQITTYKREVNFLRKTIRPARELTINLVNCDNEIIRESTLPYLKDLKDLISHAVEATDNYCEMLSDQLGIYNTAMGNRLNEIMKILTIFAAIFIPLTFIAGIYGTNFENVPELKYKYSYFIFWGIMVTSLCS